The following are encoded together in the Montipora capricornis isolate CH-2021 chromosome 5, ASM3666992v2, whole genome shotgun sequence genome:
- the LOC138049121 gene encoding uncharacterized protein isoform X1: MVKFRIFTQHAPNLQRWIIVLEVLSSLALSNGIVAPQSKSCRGQASSSLNGNAFNFRKFGNASNLEVCVDMCCRDDTCELAMFSRRFQCFGVSCNEPKLCHRILDHLLIEDEKDFQLIQGSSGTRDFIRHTSQVTSPRCPQRFVPSFQVLLLGSSTSRAFNKMPEQSADPNHCNAQCCESRDCLLSFIEDDECYGVTGPQEARNMTMKHQGPRFGLQIAIIDRNKEVSRSLDDEDEDPDELGSDEDDNRNLDSRTVPTTLISQRQVGKDERRTHQLKANLRSQVLSSSPSKKISKKLAKRKDISRSAKGVLLSSITSSPKHSTKSHTQPLNMKGHVTSELSKPTGDTRHDKTASKAPKGRYSHDVSAKTKLHSTKRDENTLNHSDDIYKGSQRVMSSKANAKMKVVRPQIRKTVNGLRQGSRTIRARTKDKSVNNNVFITTRKGSKDFTDSKVRQKGNLKNSDHLPTKRGSSRRFSGLRMKEDPSKNVDSYEGHKELSRDIDFSGDSHFSGKSHPREIFRGAGAEDEGSSEDNEKVLSGHEEISGESDVWSGGDKDFSGDRNGESGYPSGDFHSQDKVNVILWQSKRPNSHRAAQNKMTKKVVHVSSQGLDFEDSKRRKVEKGRGQNNASALENKQIENNSIKTDLVEDLDNLGNDKDDNKVALKKTVKLPKNAAIADTAKQREKIGNIQSTMGNIERDKIDLAKDLNELGSDVNNSEIAAKKAASLPQTVSLSNSEKRHKGTLTDDEKSARKSKTTGYNLKKSMVDSYWSFGNRTSLISSKVVGLPQTSNTANSRKRDKNVQEKHPKFVIKKTNTANFKEHPVVFGSDKHSKRTPSSKGVRLTGKYNVLKAVKRERKTKKEDEQSITKGKTNEITHVDDPDELGSDGDDTVIRNVGDHVINTSSRKDMNLPRKASNVNSGILKETRPIQKQGKKYNTSTREGNVTGKVDLAKDLAELGTDGSDNERMKDELKKVKSGKHVDFSPKNGRQISSKRNDVSDAHNLRLKLRASNVNTPMIKSSFKPLKESQPSEGGVKANATATLSLSSLRDVLYNTTIKEGPGHHSNVRKQATQLVDMNEVTKNKTAKENHSKTHAKTILNETAHRVQTISNKRLAINAKSKNGEKELAASSGVKHKVTKTETKIILPPEPRNKSSNSLKNQILNAAKFHEIAGQSKKFLNAHEKYEIAGQSKKSLNVNGKKKHRKDGTLFPEISGHESANHVRSSKRTKKKSSKLQSTLDGIDDIMKYAHRKEDLRKHRPKGGNHHQQGARFLVNSTRLDVFEKLHSSHGNKSHLQESSPASFQKKVKHFQTTQRSSWRSTFRTTEREVALKKSKSTPHHVMFVPIVQNTNGNVGSAPLRKTNVSNDTVLSVKQHDKGKRLMAKNVFLSHFHKDGNRTDSVELSMKSGRRRHRGKHIDSIDVEDLGDADFDIMMSNDIPPKDLPKNIKMKLKEDKNSDKEGKDRRAKYKGGEMDTETETRYQQEKDGEGSKKKSNPSHKVKGKKVSKHYHDHRKSEHFGDDTDENHSTNEEEEGSKRKTQKSRNNNKGGRSKYRARNGMVERHQGKKHKHKKTRIMKKGGNGADERNNAKRVRHRNKHHDEVGNNKHHHKTRLKTYNSNKWVGKVIPGKVKATYEGEGYKGRGMHKTKKKKKKEQETRRKRKHHVKGQAKRKDDIQEKDAAKTHSRSHHKHFGPEDNNKKKEKHSRHHKQTLEEDENEKGEEQERSEEREDKRTDSNYKEAKTHNHGSHEDFGEGDDYISNAKHSRHQKRKEESEKKPSETFETSTDGDKEEKQERAEKRTDVVNYKLTETGRKRFHRQFHQKSSNGNEGKHGYHRNRKGRKTQTIKNEDKEKMPALDAVKSTEVNYEVETGRHRIFHDDDEKPHYDEHEQRHENEKTHKYYESNDDRVKSFKSGNDDRDYARDESKGFDDNERIPEEDDSDEKKERPNEKRKESRVVLGQDSESEDDDNEDKPTERSETRHHRQRHEYHREENGRNDGRVEISDDHRGDYSQLRHKSTYHHRYHHRRDSKLSHMHHHESYMESKESDQDSNEMIHDKRRNFKKSAFIYQRKEDEEQRSSPQHHNSARNREEHHKRREKGENLDYHREDNENEFRASERQRYSDYQHRHHNYEPRMENDKNEEKFEGRHDAGIVEHHREMKYEEREHFRKHHKIQEDAPSEESRQYDAEPSRRHHRIKEKTPTEESEDDDRDFTKEKEAYPVDEDSRDDDQDRWKFSENRGRDSQDSSQTKQRHHYGHDFFGDHSTPNLFERHPKYRKHRKFSSKYKDQEAWKHRQDFHEEGHDYDDSGGFFDASSSNHDEDSNSDRFYGGEGNHKRKKKKYRKKHWKHKHRNDRQSSEYWNYGSQNPYYYGYRYHKSRPRYDNRLPQPPLDFGWQTKHKSYDRWVPTSRDWYHGIQDWEQKPWGHSPNWQRFKENRPTRYPWAKYYNQNENSNIDSRDSIQPRPPSYFKDPLSYFRPTSPSSRQPSPSWGSFGGTNWRPFKNSGLGKQYWDWIQRTMSLPVPSNKSDSNSLLSPFKIQRRPQSDVSLPWGQMQPTGAQTSFAPPSSLLGISDVGNKTRFHPTVRRQYPATPPSSVLSPTNITLITNIMNKLSTPPPASRDQHENIIPLAAKNKSTVLPKINLTSSDQEQDRNRLNGFFKEEGAGKKSVIVRPANSSQVLSEKNSSLANPPQNVQRNSLLNTTMSPQTTKATTLTTAGHTSSVQNVTKGSQQAKSTTPSPTHSSPSPATTPSVPRFGDESQTDDVSETGKKHRKHRAPVCVAGKTTDDLTLRLGKRAGNFTNIGDVGDFGMCIKRCCQKPNCDVAFKSTETCFLVSCFSVESCQTSPALDDIFSPQMSFVNRHSQDSDDEIPGPDGNNEWNDKISPSGIHEVCEAEKALGILWKKTVAGYYSKHPCPRDAKGFVKRRCEADSRWLPPNFGDCVSNDYQSLYDKSRNLAIGADPSPLIRDLSQLTTQNIDNSLIFGGDLDRATDIMAAIVQHNGQTDSQDMTRQNVENFVRASSNLLDMTNQQEWFNIQKNKPGSADVLRSMEMFALQAARRLSREDMVEPTVTNNIVIKMDRKSPGDGGLTFPDFSNAKIDRWDARHDIIALPSSVFNQETSTASISFKTLPYLLPDSNVSAGVGPNSKVISTVMHPHPQGRIAPPVTVVLSHIKRRRGNPKCVFWDYTLNPHRGGAWSTRGCWLAFSNSSHSICQCSHLSNFAVLMDLSSGESLQKDQKRERTMALMWIGIPVLIVGVIGGLYMSFSWNRKSGISSTITRPSSSLNEKTGLLGQRVVTSQIREEFPASPSRDLYRALSPGYSPTGDLEWQDEFEFDVGSGDQRFKQMLLPKLQFLQNHLINEFYDIEKLEAKKRLLLEGHFEIQQKAKVVTGNLSQSELFSFEDTDTIQIKAHVSEEFSTEFPTQPSVDEQQIQPRTQIIFDNPILYGAENLSQKSKTSEKRLKLVRFSDDTSTGMNRTDEDKEHFRWLQTMERRVFAQHLSRWKANSHLNLSAE; the protein is encoded by the exons ATGGTGAAGTTCAGAATTTTCACACAACATGCTCCTAACCTTCAAAGATGGATTATAGTCCTTGAGGTCCTTTCGTCATTAGCTCTTTCCAACG GAATTGTCGCTCCTCAGTCAAAGTCCTGCAGAGGTCAGGCATCCTCCTCCTTAAACGGCAACGCGTTTAACTTTCGCAAGTTTGGAAATGCATCGAACTTGGAAGTGTGTGTGGATATGTGTTGTAGAGATGACACTTGCGAGCTTGCCATGTTTTCTCGAAGATTCCAGTGCTTTGGCGTATCCTGCAACGAACCGAAACTGTGTCATAGGATATTGGATCATTTGCTAATAGAAGATGAGAAAGACTTCCAACTTATCCAAGGAAGTTCAG GAACAAGGGATTTTATTAGACACACTTCACAAGTGACCAGCCCAAGATGCCCTCAGCGCTTCGTGCCCAGCTTCCAGGTTCTTTTGTTGGGTTCCAGTACATCGCGGGCTTTTAACAAAATGCCAGAACAGTCAGCTGACCCTAATCATTGCAATGCTCAATGCTGTGAATCACGGGACTGTTTGCTGTCGTTCATTGAAGATGACGAGTGCTATGGCGTAACAGGGCCCCAAGAAGCGAGAAATATGACAATGAAACATCAAGGGCCCAGATTTGGTTTGCAGATTGCTATCATTGATAGAAACAAAG AGGTGTCTAGAAGCTTGGACGATGAAGACGAAGACCCAGATGAACTGGGATCGGATGAAGATGACAATCGAAATCTCGattcaaggacggtgcctaccacgTTAATATCGCAAAGACAAGTGGGAAAAGATGAACGAAGAACCCATCAGTTAAAAGCGAATCTCCGTTCGCAGGTGTTGAGCAGTTCACCAAGCAAGAAAATAAGTAAGAAACTTGCCAAGCGGAAAGATATCTCTAGGTCGGCAAAAGGTGTTTTATTGTCGTCAATAACATCATCTCCGAAACACAGCACCAAATCACACACACAGCCTCTGAACATgaaaggtcacgtgacctctgaATTATCCAAGCCAACGGGGGATACTAGACACGATAAAACAGCATCAAAGGCTCCCAAAGGCCGTTATTCCCATGAtgtctccgcaaaaacgaaatTACATTCAACAAAAAGAGATGAAAACACGTTGAATCACTCAGACGATATATACAAAGGATCCCAGAGGGTGATGTCCTCTAAAGCCAACGCAAAAATGAAAGTCGTACGGCCACAAATAAGAAAGACTGTCAATGGCCTGAGACAGGGGTCTCGCACAATTCGTGCTAGGACAAAAGATAAGTCCGTAAACAATAATGTTTTTATCACAACACGCAAGGGATCTAAAGACTTCACAGATAGCAAAGTGCGCCAAAAgggtaatttaaaaaattcGGATCACCTACCCACAAAGAGGGGATCTTCTCGCCGTTTTTCAGGACTGAGGATGAAGGAAGATCCTTCTAAAAATGTCGACAGTTATGAAGGTCATAAAGAGCTCAGCAGAGACATCGATTTTAGTGGAGACAGTCATTTCAGTGGAAAGTCACATCCAAGGGAAATCTTCCGAGGTGCAGGGGCTGAGGATGAAGGGTCCAGTGAAGACAATGAAAAAGTATTAAGCGGGCATGAAGAAATAAGTGGAGAAAGTGATGTTTGGAGTGGGGGAGACAAGGATTTTAGTGGAGATAGGAATGGGGAGAGTGGATATCCCAGCGGTGACTTTCATAGCCAAGATAAAGTAAATGTGATTCTTTGGCAATCCAAAAGGCCTAATAGCCACAGAGCAGcacaaaacaaaatgacaaaGAAAGTTGTTCACGTGAGCTCTCAAGGTTTGGATTTTGAGGATAGTAAGAGACGCAAAGTGGAGAAAGGCAGAGGGCAAAACAATGCTTCTGCATTGGAAAATAAACAGATAGAAAATAATTCAATAAAGACTGATCTTGTTGAAGATCTGGATAATCTAGGTAATGACAAGGATGACAATAAAGTGGCATTGAAAAAGACTGTAAAGTTGCCCAAGAACGCTGCTATTGCTGATACGGCGAAGCAACGAGAAAAGATTGGGAACATTCAAAGTACTATGGGAAATATAGAAAGAGATAAAATAGATCTTGCTAAGGATTTAAATGAACTTGGTTCAGATGTCAATAACAGTGAGATAGCAGCAAAAAAGGCTGCCTCCTTGCCTCAAACAGTTAGCCTCTCCAATTCAGAAAAGCGTCACAAAGGGACTCTTACCGATGACGAAAAAAGCGCGAGGAAAAGTAAAACTACAGGATACAATCTTAAGAAAAGTATGGTGGATAGTTATTGGTCATTTGGCAACAGGACGTCATTGATTTCAAGTAAAGTAGTGGGTCTGCCTCAGACAAGTAACACCGCAAACTCAAGAAAGCGGGACAAAAACGTACAAGAAAAACACCCGAAATTCGTAATCAAAAAGACTAACACGGCGAATTTCAAAGAACATCCCGTTGTCTTTGGATCGGATAAACACTCTAAAAGGACGCCGTCGTCAAAAGGCGTGCGATTGACCGGAAAGTACAACGTTTTAAAGGCAGTCAAACGTGAGAGAAAGACGAAAAAGGAAGATGAACAATCGATAACAAAAGGTAAGACGAACGAAATCACTCATGTTGATGATCCAGATGAACTTGGATCCGATGGTGACGATACAGTTATAAGAAACGTCGGAGACCACGTCATAAATACTTCTTCAAGAAAAGATATGAATTTGCCTCGTAAAGCAAGCAACGTTAACTCCGGTATTTTAAAGGAAACAAGGCCAATCCAGAAGCAAGGAAAGAAATACAATACGTCCACGAGAGAAGGAAATGTAACTGGAAAAGTAGACCTTGCAAAGGATTTGGCTGAGCTAGGGACAGATGGTAGTGACAACGAACGAATGAAAGATGAACTCAAAAAAGTAAAATCAGGAAAACATGTGGATTTCTCCCCAAAAAATGGCCGTCAAATATCGTCGAAGCGAAACGACGTAAGCGATGCACACAATTTACGTCTAAAGCTTAGGGCAAGTAATGTAAACACACCAATGATCAAAAGCAGTTTCAAGCCCCTGAAGGAGTCTCAACCGTCAGAGGGTGGTGTTAAAGCAAATGCAACCGCAACTCTTAGTTTGTCGTCGTTGAGAGATGTCCTATACAATACAACCATTAAGGAGGGTCCAGGACATCATTCCAACGTGAGAAAGCAGGCTACGCAACTTGTTGACATGAATGAGgtcacaaaaaataaaactgcAAAGGAAAATCACTCAAAGACACATGCCAAGACCATATTGAACGAAACTGCACATCGTGTTCAAACAATTTCAAATAAGAGATTGGCGATAAATGCAAAATCAAAAAATGGGGAAAAAGAACTTGCTGCAAGTTCAGGAGTGAAGCACAAAGTTACTaaaacagaaaccaaaattATTTTGCCTCCGGAACCTAGGAATAAAAGCAGCAACAGCTTAAAAAACCAAATATTAAATGCGGCGAAGTTCCATGAGATAGCAGGCCAGTCCAAAAAATTTCTTAATGCCCATGAAAAGTATGAGATAGCAGGCCAGTCCAAAAAATCTCTTAATGTCAATGGAAAGAAAAAGCATAGAAAGGATGGAACTTTGTTCCCAGAAATAAGTGGTCATGAGTCTGCGAACCATGTGAGGTCTTCCAAGAGAACGAAGAAAAAGTCTTCTAAATTGCAGTCGACACTTGACGGGATAGATGATATTATGAAGTATGCTCATCGCAAAGAGGATCTCAGGAAACATAGGCCGAAAGGAGGAAATCACCACCAACAAGGAGCGCGTTTTCTTGTTAATTCAACGAGATTAGATGTGTTTGAAAAACTCCACTCTTCACATGGGAACAAATCACACTTGCAAGAATCTTCTCCTGCATCGTTTCAGAAGAAAGTCAAACACTTCCAGACAACACAACGCTCCAGTTGGCGTTCTACGTTCCGCACAACTGAACGTGAAGTTGCTTTGAAAAAGAGCAAATCCACGCCTCACCACGTAATGTTTGTACCGATCGTCCAAAATACTAATGGTAATGTAGGAAGTGCTCCTTTAAGAAAAACCAATGTATCAAACGATACCGTTCTTTCAGTAAAACAACACGATAAAGGGAAGCGTCTGATggcaaaaaatgtatttttatcacattttcaTAAAGATGGCAACAGGACGGACAGTGTGGAGCTTTCAATGAAATCTGGTAGAAGGCGCCACAGAGGGAAACATATTGATTCTATAGACGTTGAAGATTTAGGCGACGCTGATTTTGATATAATGATGTCAAACGATATTCCACCCAAAGATCTCCCGAAAAACATAAAGATGAAATTGAAGGAAGATAAGAACAGCGATAAAGAGGGCAAAGATCGACGAGCAAAGTATAAAGGCGGTGAAATGGATACGGAGACAGAAACGAGATACCAACAAGAGAAGGATGGTGAAGGTTCAAAGAAAAAGTCAAACCCCTCTCACAAAGTCAAAGGAAAGAAAGTGAGTAAGCATTACCATGACCATCGTAAAAGTGAGCATTTTGGAGATGACACTGATGAAAACCATTCAACGAACGAGGAGGAAGAGGGAAGCAAACGTAAGACCCAGAAGTCGCGTAATAACAATAAAGGTGGTAGATCAAAGTATAGAGCTCGGAATGGCATGGTGGAAAGACACCAAGGCAAGAAACACAAGCACAAAAAAACCAGAATCATGAAAAAAGGTGGAAATGGTGCTGATGAAAGGAACAATGCCAAGCGTGTAAGACACAGGAACAAACACCATGATGAGGTCGGAAACAATAAACATCATCATAAAACACGTTTAAAGAcatataatagtaataaatggGTTGGAAAGGTTATTCCTGGAAAAGTGAAAGCCACTTATGAAGGGGAAGGGTACAAAGGACGAGGCATGCATAAaaccaagaagaaaaagaagaaggagCAGGAAACTCGCCGGAAACGGAAACACCATGTGAAAGGACAGGCAAAACGAAAGGATGACATTCAGGAAAAGGATGCCGCGAAAACTCACAGTCGTTCTCATCACAAACATTTTGGCCCCGAGGATAATaacaagaagaaagaaaagcatTCAAGGCACCATAAGCAAACGCTGGAAGAGGACGAAAACGAAAAGGGCGAAGAGCAAGAGAGAAGCGAGGAGAGAGAAGACAAAAGAACTGATTCAAACTACAAAGAGGCAAAAACTCATAATCATGGATCGCACGAGGATTTTGGTGAAGGGGACGATTATATCAGCAATGCAAAGCACTCTAGACACCAAAAACGCAAAGAGGAAAGCGAGAAGAAACCATCTGAAACCTTTGAAACTTCCACAGATGGAGACAAGGAGGAGAAGCAAGAACGTGCTGAGAAACGAACCGACGTTGTGAACTACAAATTGACCGAAACGGGTAGGAAACGATTTCACAGACAATTTCACCAAAAGAGTAGTAATGGAAATGAAGGAAAGCATGGGTACCACAGGAATAGGAAAGGTAGGAAAACACAAACGATCAAAAacgaagacaaagaaaaaatgcCAGCCCTAGATGCAGTGAAGAGCACTGAGGTCAACTACGAAGTGGAAACTGGAAGACACAGAATTTTTCATGATGACGACGAGAAACCTCATTATGACGAACACGAACAACGCCACGAAAACGAAAAGACACACAAGTATTATGAAAGTAACGATGACCGTGTGAAGTCTTTTAAAAGTGGAAATGATGACAGAGATTATGCTCGCGATGAAAGCAAAGGATTTGACGATAATGAGAGAATACCTGAAGAGGACGAcagcgacgagaaaaaggaacgGCCGAAtgagaaacgaaaggagagtaGAGTTGTTTTGGGTCAAGATTCTGAGAGcgaagatgatgataatgaggACAAACCAACAGAACGAAGTGAAACACGTCATCATCGGCAAAGACACGAGTATCACCGAGAGGAAAATGGCAGAAACGATGGCAGGGTAGAGATTTCAGACGATCACAGGGGCGATTACTCCCAGCTTCGTCATAAGTCTACCTACCATCATCGATATCACCATCGAAGAGATTCAAAGTTAAGCCATATGCATCATCACGAATCGTATATGGAATCTAAGGAATCTGACCAAGACAGTAATGAAATGATTCACGACAAGAGgagaaactttaaaaaatcaGCTTTTATTTATCAGAGGAAAGAAGACGAGGAACAAAGATCAAGTCCTCAACATCATAATAGTGCGAGGAACAGAGAAGAGCACCATAAACGCCGAGAAAAGGGTGAGAATTTAGATTATCACAGAGAGGACAATGAAAACGAATTTCGTGCCAGTGAGCGTCAACGGTATTCCGACTATCAGCATCGCCATCACAATTATGAACCTCGCATGGAGAACGacaaaaatgaagagaaatttgAAGGACGTCATGACGCAGGCATCGTCGAGCATCACCGCGAGATGAAATATGAAGAGAGGGAACACTTTCGAAAACATCACAAAATACAGGAAGACGCACCAAGCGAGGAATCGCGTCAATATGATGCAGAACCGTCCCGACGACATCACAGAATAAAAGAAAAGACTCCAACGGAGGAATCCGAGGATGATGACAGAGATTTTACAAAGGAAAAGGAGGCTTATCCCGTAGATGAAGACTCTCGTGATGATGACCAAGACAGATGGAAATTTTCTGAAAATCGTGGTCGGGACTCTCAAGACAGTTCGCAGACAAAACAACGTCACCATTACGGTCATGACTTCTTTGGAGACCACAGTACCCCCAATCTTTTTGAGCGGCATCCAAAGTATAGGAAACATCGCAAATTTAGCTCTAAGTACAAGGATCAGGAAGCATGGAAGCATCGCCAAGATTTTCACGAAGAAGGGCACGATTATGATGATTCGGGGGGCTTCTTCGATGCATCGTCGTCAAATCACGATGAAGACTCTAACAGTGATAGATTTTATGGCGGAGAAGGAAATcacaagaggaagaagaagaagtatcGAAAAAAGCACTGGAAACACAAGCACCGCAACGATCGTCAAAGCTCTGAGTATTGGAACTATGGGAGCCAGAATCCCTACTACTATGGTTATAGATACCACAAGTCCAGACCTCGGTATGACAATCGCTTACCACAGCCTCCCCTTGATTTTGGCTGGCAAACAAAGCACAAGAGCTATGATCGATGGGTACCGACCTCTAGAGACTGGTACCATGGCATTCAAGACTGGGAGCAAAAGCCTTGGGGGCACAGTCCCAACTGGCAACGATTTAAAGAGAACAGGCCCACTCGATACCCGTGGGCTAAGTATTACAACCAGAACGAAAACAGCAACATTGATAGCAGAGATTCGATTCAACCTCGTCCTCCATCATATTTTAAAGACCCACTGAGCTATTTTCGGCCAACAAGTCCCAGTTCGCGACAGCCCAGCCCCTCATGGGGTAGCTTTGGTGGGACCAACTGGCGTCCATTTAAGAATTCAGGCCTTGGAAAGCAGTACTGGGACTGGATCCAGCGTACGATGTCCCTCCCGGTGCCCAGCAATAAAAGCGACTCCAATTCACTGCTATCGCCATTTAAAATTCAGCGTCGTCCGCAGTCAGATGTCTCCCTGCCGTGGGGCCAAATGCAGCCCACAGGCGCGCAGACATCATTTGCCCCTCCCTCTTCTTTACTGGGTATATCTGACGTTGGTAATAAAACAAGATTTCACCCAACGGTTCGGCGACAATATCCAGCTACTCCGCCGTCTTCAGTTTTAAGTCCAACCAATATTACCCTAATCACAAACATTATGAACAAGTTGAGCACGCCGCCTCCTGCTTCAAGAGACCAACATGAAAACATTATTCCTCTAGCTGCTAAGAACAAATCAACCGTACTTCCGAAGATAAATTTAACAAGCAGTGATCAGGAACAAGACAGAAATCGCCTGAATGGCTTTTTTAAGGAAGAAGGCGCAGGAAAGAAATCAGTCATTGTACGACCAGCAAACAGCAGTCAAGTGCTGTCAGAGAAGAATTCCTCCTTAG CAAATCCTCCACAGAATGTTCAACGAAACTCACTCTTAAACACCACAATGTCGCCACAGACTACCAAAGCGACAACTTTAACCACGGCAGGCCATACATCCTCGGTGCAAAATGTTACCAAAGGCAGTCAACAAGCGAAGTCGACAACGCCATCCCCCACCCATTCCAGCCCGTCTCCTGCGACGACTCCTTCAGTACCCAGATTCGGGGACGAATCTCAAACTGACGACGTTTCAG AAACAGGAAAAAAGCATCGAAAACACCGGGCTCCAGTATGCGTCGCGGGAAAGACAACAGATGACCTCACTCTGCGTCTAGGGAAAagagctggaaatttcacaaatatCGGGGATGTAGGTGACTTCGGGATGTGTATCAAACGATGCTGTCAGAAGCCAAATTGTGACGTGGCGTTCAAATCAACCGAGACTTGCTTCCTCGTCAGTTGTTTCAGTGTGGAGTCGTGCCAGACCTCTCCAGCTCTTGATGACATCTTTAGCCCCCAGATGTCGTTCGTTAACAGACACTCACAAGACAGTGACGACG AAATTCCAGGGCCAGACGGAAACAACGAATGGAACGACAAGATCTCCCCTTCAG GGATCCATGAAGTTTGTGAAGCCGAAAAGGCGCTTGGAATATTGTGGAAGAAAACAGTGGCTGGTTATTATTCAAAGCATCCGTGTCCACGCGATGCTAAAG GTTTCGTCAAACGGCGTTGTGAGGCCGATTCAAGATGGCTTCCACCAAACTTTGGAGACTGTGTTTCCAATGATTATCAGTCCCTGTACGACAAG TCAAGAAACCTGGCTATTGGAGCCGATCCCAGTCCTCTCATCCGGGATCTGTCACAGCTGACAACTCAGAATATCGACAATTCTTTGATATTTGGAGGGGATCTTGACCGAGCCACGGACATCATGGCCGCTATCGTGCAACATAACGGCCAAACAGACTCACAAGACATGACAAGACAGAATGTGGAG AATTTTGTGAGAGCAAGCAGTAACCTACTGGACATGACCAATCAACAAGAATGGTTCAACATACAAAAG AATAAACCCGGCTCTGCTGACGTTCTTCGATCGATGGAAATGTTCGCGCTTCAAGCGGCAAGAAGGCTCTCTAGAGAGGACATGGTGGAACCCACCGTCACAAATAACATAG TTATTAAAATGGACCGCAAATCACCCGGCGATGGAGGTTTAACGTTTCCAGATTTCTCCAACGCAAAGATTGATCGCTGGGATGCCAGGCATGACATCATCGCTCTTCCATCATCTGTTTTCAATCAGG aaaccAGCACAGCCAGTATTAGCTTCAAAACGTTGCCTTATTTACTTCCGGACTCAAATGTGAG TGCTGGAGTTGGTCCTAATTCAAAAGTCATATCCACCGTGATGCACCCCCACCCCCAGGGACGAATTGCACCACCCGTGACGGTGGTTCTAAGCCATATCAAG CGAAGAAGAGGAAATCCTAAATGCGTATTTTGGGACTATACACTGAA TCCCCACAGAGGCGGAGCATGGTCAACGCGTGGATGTTGGTTAGCGTTCAGTAACAGCTCTCACTCGATCTGTCAATGTAGTCATCTCTCTAACTTTGCTGTTCTAATGGATCTTTCGTCTGGCGAG AGTTTACAAAAGGATCAAAAGAGAGAACGAACCATGGCCCTTATGTGGATTGGCATCCCTGTGTTGATCGTTGGTGTGATTGGTGGCCTGTACATGTCCTTCAGTTG GAACAGAAAATCAGGGATTTCCAGCACCATAACGAGGCCTTCGTCTTCAC TAAACGAAAAAACTGGATTGCTCGGTCAAAGAGTGGTGACGAGCCAAATCCGCGAGGAATTCCCGGCATCACCATCACGTGACCTATACCGCGCACTGTCTCCTGGTTATTCCCCTACTGGTGACCTGGAATGGCAAGACGAATTTGAATTTGACGTAGGGTCAGGCGATCAGAGATTTAAACAAATGCTTCTACCCAAGCTGCAGTTTCTGCAAAATCATCTCATCAATGAGTTCTACGATATTGAAAAGCTGGAAGCCAAAAAGAGGCTGTTACTGGAGGGACAT TTTGAAATTCAGCAAAAAGCAAAGGTGGTAACAGGGAACCTATCTCAGTCTGAACTGTTTTCGTTCGAAGATACTGACACG ATCCAAATAAAGGCACATGTTTCAGAGGAATTCTCAACTGAGTTTCCAACTCAACCATCTGTTGATGAACAACAG ATTCAACCAAGGACACAAATTATATTCGACAATCCAATTCTTTATGGAGCAGAGAACTTGTCACAAAAATCG AAAACGTCCGAAAAAAGGTTAAAGCTGGTACGGTTTTCAGATGACACTTCCACTGGAATGAATCGCACAGACGAGGACAAGGAACACTTTCGATGGCTTCAAACAATGGAAAGAAG